In Lysobacter luteus, a single window of DNA contains:
- a CDS encoding MMPL family transporter — MAGPGSTSARRLGLALAWLAVLLLAGWWIAPRIELSGDLRKFMPSAQTPAQKLLIDELGEGPGSRLLLLALSGADADVLAAQSDALRARLADDPRFVLVANGGAAGLAAIPERLRSYRYLLSPTLDTTSLDATYLGDQLEARVQDLGSPVAALVEPLLPADPTLETLVLAESWQPADAPQTLHGVWFDRAGEQALLAVQTRAAGFDPTGQQDAVGAIEDAFGTVRGVSGTRLEMTGPGAFSVEVGGRTQREASRIGSLDTLVFVLLLALAYRSWKAPLLGALPLASGGLAGLAAVALGFDGVHGITVAFGFTLIGVAQDYPIHLFSHQRPGLSPWASARALWPTLGTGVAATCIAYLTFLVSGVEGLEQLAVFTVVGLGVAALTTRFMLPGLIDPAPRDVADTLWLDRAWTRRSRWPRLGVAGGLAIALLAGAVAWFAPGPFWQNDLSRLTPVPADALARDAQLRAELGAPDVRYLIALRGDDAEAALRAAERLHPTLERLRADGGVAGFDHAARYLPSTATQRTRQQRLPDPDTLRADLAAAVAASPFRDDVFAPFLTDVAAAREATPLTVDDLAGTPLAARVDGLLLRGDDGATALVALSGIADPVAVARVVDAAGAQLLDLKQASESLVADYRQRVLWALALAAVLLAATVWVALRSSRRVLRVLAPMLLTTVLVLAVLRGAGVELNLFHLVALILGAGLGLDYALFFDHAGDGRKEQLRALHAIIVCSLTTLLVFSLLAASSIPVLRAIGGTVALGVLFNFVLALLIVPRPLAATPVPRDPEVDAA; from the coding sequence ATGGCCGGCCCCGGTTCCACGTCGGCGCGACGGCTGGGCCTCGCGCTGGCCTGGCTCGCCGTGTTGCTGCTGGCCGGCTGGTGGATCGCGCCGCGGATCGAGCTCAGCGGCGACCTGCGCAAGTTCATGCCGAGCGCGCAGACGCCGGCGCAGAAGCTGCTCATCGACGAACTCGGCGAAGGACCCGGCTCGCGCCTGCTGCTACTGGCGTTGTCGGGTGCAGACGCGGACGTGTTGGCCGCGCAATCGGATGCCTTGCGCGCCCGCCTTGCCGATGATCCCCGGTTCGTCCTGGTGGCCAACGGCGGGGCGGCGGGGCTGGCGGCGATCCCCGAGCGCCTGCGTTCCTACCGCTACCTGCTGTCGCCGACGCTGGACACTACGTCACTGGATGCCACGTATCTCGGCGACCAACTCGAAGCGCGCGTGCAGGACCTGGGTTCACCGGTCGCGGCGCTGGTGGAGCCGTTGCTGCCCGCCGACCCCACACTGGAGACGCTGGTGCTCGCCGAGAGCTGGCAGCCGGCTGACGCCCCGCAGACCCTGCACGGCGTCTGGTTTGACCGTGCCGGCGAACAGGCATTGCTGGCGGTGCAGACCCGCGCCGCGGGGTTCGATCCGACCGGGCAGCAGGACGCGGTCGGCGCGATCGAAGATGCCTTCGGTACCGTGCGCGGCGTCAGCGGGACGCGGCTGGAGATGACGGGTCCCGGTGCGTTCTCGGTCGAGGTCGGTGGCCGCACGCAACGCGAGGCCAGCCGCATCGGCAGCCTCGACACACTGGTGTTCGTCCTGCTGCTCGCGCTGGCCTACCGCAGCTGGAAGGCGCCGCTGCTCGGTGCGCTGCCATTAGCCAGTGGCGGCCTGGCCGGCCTGGCCGCGGTTGCCCTCGGGTTCGACGGCGTGCACGGGATCACCGTCGCGTTCGGCTTCACCCTGATCGGCGTCGCGCAGGATTACCCGATCCACCTCTTCAGCCACCAGCGGCCCGGGCTGTCGCCCTGGGCCAGCGCCCGCGCGCTGTGGCCGACGCTCGGCACCGGCGTCGCCGCCACCTGCATCGCCTACCTGACGTTCCTGGTGTCGGGCGTGGAAGGGCTGGAACAGCTCGCGGTGTTCACCGTGGTGGGGCTCGGCGTGGCCGCCCTGACGACGCGGTTCATGTTGCCGGGGCTGATCGACCCGGCGCCGCGTGACGTCGCCGATACGCTCTGGCTGGACCGCGCATGGACGCGACGCTCGCGTTGGCCGCGGCTCGGCGTCGCCGGTGGCCTGGCGATCGCATTGCTGGCTGGCGCGGTCGCATGGTTCGCGCCGGGTCCGTTCTGGCAGAACGACCTGTCGCGGCTGACGCCGGTGCCGGCCGACGCCCTGGCCCGCGACGCGCAACTGCGGGCCGAGCTCGGTGCGCCGGACGTGCGCTACCTGATCGCGCTGCGCGGTGACGACGCCGAGGCGGCCCTGCGCGCGGCCGAACGCCTGCACCCTACGCTCGAGCGGCTCCGCGCGGACGGCGGCGTCGCCGGCTTCGACCATGCCGCGCGTTACCTGCCCAGCACGGCGACCCAGCGCACACGGCAGCAGCGTCTGCCCGATCCCGACACGTTGCGTGCCGACCTGGCCGCCGCGGTGGCCGCCAGCCCGTTCCGGGATGACGTGTTCGCGCCGTTCCTGACCGACGTCGCCGCCGCGCGCGAAGCCACGCCGCTGACGGTCGACGACCTTGCCGGCACGCCCTTGGCGGCGCGCGTCGACGGCCTGCTGTTGCGCGGCGACGACGGCGCCACCGCGCTCGTCGCGCTGAGCGGCATCGCCGACCCGGTCGCGGTCGCGCGTGTCGTCGATGCTGCCGGTGCGCAGCTGCTCGACCTCAAGCAGGCGTCCGAGTCGCTGGTTGCCGACTACCGGCAACGGGTGCTGTGGGCGCTGGCGCTGGCGGCGGTCCTGCTGGCGGCAACGGTCTGGGTCGCGCTGCGGTCTTCGCGCCGCGTGCTGCGGGTGCTCGCGCCGATGCTGCTGACCACGGTGCTGGTGCTGGCGGTGCTGCGCGGCGCCGGGGTGGAACTCAACCTGTTCCACCTGGTCGCCCTGATCCTCGGCGCCGGGCTCGGGCTCGACTACGCGCTTTTCTTCGACCACGCCGGTGATGGGCGCAAGGAGCAGTTGCGCGCGCTGCACGCGATCATCGTCTGCAGCCTCACCACGCTGCTGGTGTTCTCGCTGCTGGCCGCCTCGAGCATCCCGGTGCTGCGTGCGATCGGCGGAACGGTCGCGCTCGGCGTGTTGTTCAACTTCGTCCTGGCGCTGCTGATCGTCCCGCGCCCGCTCGCCGCTACGCCGGTGCCGCGCGATCCCGAGGTGGACGCCGCATGA